TGGACGCTGGCCGCGGCATACGGTTTCGTCGCCGAAAACAGGATGTGACGAGTCTCGGTCGTCGCTCGAGGGACCGCCCTCACCGTCCGGTTCGCCGCCGGTCCGGGACGCACAGCCGGCGAGGGCGGCCGCGCTCGCCGCGCCCACCGTCGAGAGTACCGTCCGCCGATCCACCGCATTCCGTTCTCGTGTCATGCGGACGAACACCTCGACTCGATGTCGTATGACTACTGTCAACGTACCCTGTCACGGTTCGCGGTACTCCGGCACAATCGGACGGACGGTCTCGGTACTGGACCGGTTCCGCGCGGCAACGAGACGACGAACCGATCAGTTCGTCTCGCTCCGATCGGCCGTTCCGGCTCCGAAATCTTCCACTCCGCGGTGTCGCGTGCGTCGATCACGAGCAGGGCGTACTCGTCCACCGGACTACAGGGGTATTCCGGGAGAGCCGTACAGCGGAATCGGGACGAAAAGCAGCTCCATCGGCAGTTCGAAGGCGACTCCGCGATCGGTTGGGGTCGCAGTCCTACTCGTACAGCGGGTTCTCGTCGCACAGCGTCGCGACTTCCGCTCGGACGTCTTCGATCACGGCCTCGTCCTCGGGGGCGTCGACGACGCGGGCGATCAGATCGCCAACCGTCCGGCAGTCGTCCTCGTCGAAGCCGCGCGTGGTCAGCGCCGGCGTGCCGGCGCGGATCCCGCTCGGGTTGAACGGCGAACGCGTCTCGCCGGGCACCGTGTTCCCGTTGAGGACGATGCCGGCTTCCTCGAGGGCGTCCTCCGCGTCGCCGCCGGAGGTGTCCGGGTGACTGTCGCGGAGGTCGACGAGCACGAGGTGGTTGTCGGTGCCGTCCGAGACGAGCGAGAGCCCGTTCTCGGCGAGGCTCTCGCCGAGTGCCTCGGCGTTCGCGACCGTCTGCTCCGCGTAGTCCTCGAACGCGGGCTCGAGGGCCTCCTTGAAGCCGACGGCTTTCCCGGCGACGTTGTGCATGAGGGGGCCGCCCTGTCCGCCGGGGAAGACGGCGGCGTCGATGTCGTCGGCGTACTCCTCGCTCGTCATGACGATGCCGCCCCGTCCCGCGCGGATGGTCTTGTGGGTCGACCCGGTGACGAAGTCCGCGACGCCGACCGGCGAGGGGTGGACGCCCGCGGCCACGAGTCCGGTGATGTGGGCGATGTCGGCGAGGTGGAGCGCGTCGACGTCGTCGGCGGCGTCCTGAATGCGCTCCCACTCGATCTCGCGCGGGTACGCGGAGTACCCCGAGACGATGATGTCGGGATCGAACTCGGCGGCGTGGTCCGCGAGGTCGTCGTAGTCGATGTAGCCCGTCTCGGGATCGACCTCGTACTGCTCGACCTCGTAGAGCTGGCCCGTGAAGTTCGCGGGGTGACCGTGGCTGAGGTGGCCTCCGTGGTTCAGATCGAGCGACAGGATCTTGTCGCCGGGCTCGAGCATCGCGAAGTAGACCGACTGGTTGGCCTGCGTGCCCGAGTGGGGCTGGACGTTGACGTGCTCGGCACCGAACAGTTCTTTCGCTCGGTCGATCGCGAGCCCTTCGATCTCGTCGGCGTACTGGCAACCGCCGTAGTATCGCTCGCCCGGATAGCCCTCGGCGTACTTGTTCGTCAGGGCGCTGCCCTGGGCGTCGATGACGGCCTCGCTGGCGTGGTTTTCGCTGGCGATCATCTGCAACGTCTCTCGCTGGCGGTCTACCTCGGCCTCGAGCGCGTCTGCGACGGCGGGGTCGACGTCCCGAACCTTATCGTGGTCCATGTCCGAACTGCGGTCTGGCGGCTGTATAAGTGTACCCTTCCCCGGCAAGTCGGGCCACTATCGTCGCGTCGATTCCGGCGGCTGTCAGACGGACGCACGACGCCCTCCCCGACTACGGCCCGATACAACTAACTTGTCCCAGTGACATTCAGCCAACCGAATGATCGAGTGGGCGGTAGACGACGACACCCTCCACGTCACCGACGCGGACAACGCCGAGCTAACGGTCGACGGTGACGGACTTGTCGTCGGCGACTCCGGCGCGGACATCCCGCGTCCGGTCGACGACACGGTCGCCCTGACGGCGGACGAGCTCCGGTTCCCGCACGCGGTCGTTTACGCGTTTTCCCTCGGACTCGAGGACCAGTACGAACTCGATCCCAGCGGGGATCCGCTCACACTGTCTCCCGACGAGTACGTCGTCGACATCGACACCGACATCAAGGCCTACCTTCGGTTCTCCGGCGCGGCGACGATCGCAAAGACCGACGACTACGAGGAAATCGTCGTCTCCTTTCCGGATCGGACTCGCGTCATTCTCGGCCTCCGATGCCGGCACGAGTTTCCGGCGGGGACGATCACCGTTCCCGACTCGCCGTCGGCTATCGCCGACGCCATCACGCACATGGCCGCGTCGCACAAGACGGACAGTCCGGACCGGTCGTACCCCACGCTCCGCGGCCATCCGTCGTTGATCGAACGCGGCGACCGCCTCGAGATTTCCGACTACCTTCGGGCCGATACGCCCGACCACGGGATCGAACTGGTCGTCCCGCCCGACTACGAATCGCTGTTCGTGACCGCGCCGCTGGCGTACTATCTGCAGGCGGCCGTGCGGACGACCGACGAGGGAATCGGGAACGGAATCGGGTCGGACCCCGACGGGCCGCGACTCCGGCTCGTCGACCGCGCGGTCGAAATGGAGCTCTCGACGATGCCCGACCTGGAGCGTGACGTCGAGCGGCTGCTCCGAAAGGTCTTCTTCCTCGACTGTCTCGTCCGCAACGCCGGTCCCTACGGGACGACCCTCTCGGAACTCAGCCTGCTCGAGGCGCTCGATATCGATGCCCGCACGTTGTACGACGCCTCGCCACAGGACCGCCTCGCGACCTATCTCGACGTGCCGTACGCGGCGATCAAACACCGCCTCCCGGAGTGGCACCTGTCGACGTACGTGACGCCCGCCTACGACAGCGTCGAGACACTCCCGTTCCTGCTCGACCGGCTGAGCATGATCTACACCCCACGGACCTCTACGCTCGAGGGCCAGGAACTGGTCGAACGGTCACTCGAGGACTTCTATCGGGGAGCGGACCCAACCGAGGCCGACGCAGAACCCGTCCGCGGCCCCGACACGCGGGCCAGCACCGGGCAGGTCGCCTCGGTAGACATCGTCAAACCCGATCTCCGAAGCGGCCGAACCCACGGCTGGCTCGCCGAGGGCGTTCCGATCGACGTCTTCAAATCGGCACCCGAGGCCTACCGCAATCGCCTCGACTTCCTCCGGAAACCGAGCGACTCGATCTCGATCTGCGTCGTCCTGAACGATCCGGAGATGGCCGGCGAGCACGACGACGTCGCCGAGATCTACCGCCAGCGATCCGAGGAGCTATCGATCGACCTCACCGTCGAGGAATCGCTCGGGACGGCCGCTCTCGCACGGGTCTTCGAATCCGATCACGACTTCGTCCACTACATCGGTCACTGCGAGACCGACGGCCTGCGCTGTCCGGACGGGACGCTCGCTGTCTCGAGTCTCGACCGCTGTAACACGCAGACGTTCTTCTTGAACGCCTGTGGCTCTTTCTACGAGGGCATGCGTCTGATCGAGAAGGGCAGCGTCGCCGGTGCCGTCACGTTCACCAAAGTCCTGAACGACCACGCGATCAAGGTCGGCTCGACGTTCGCCAAACTGCTGGTCCACGGGTTCAGCATCGAACGCGCCATGGGCCTCGCGCGCAGGCGAATCATGATGGGGAAAGACTACGCCGTCGTCGGCGACGGCACCCACTCGCTCACACAGGGCGAACACCGGAATCCGACGACCGCGACGCTCGAGGAACTCGACGCCGACGGCGACGGCCGACGGTACCTGCTGAACCTGGACTGTTATTCGACGCGCGTGACCGGTTCGTACTACTTTCCGCACACCGAGACCAACGAGTACGCCTATCTCTGTGGTAACGAGTCGAGTTTTACGCTGACGGAGCCGGAGCTTGCAACCATGCTCGAAGAGACGGAAGCGTCGGTCATCTACGACGGCGACGTGTACTGGTCGAAAAAGCTGAGTTCCCGGTTCGATCGATAACCTGTTCTACGGTCCGCCGTACGTACTGACGCGCTTGGCCCGCAGCCCGAACCGTCGCATTATTCGGTCCGTCTTCCTCCCGATTGGAACTTCGTCGACTAACTCGTGAGCGACCCACCACAATCGATTGCGTCGAACACCCATACGATATCGTAATAACACGTTTCATGTATATAGTTATTGTTGTTTTCATGATATGAGGGTGTTTTTTCGACGGATTTCCGAGCGCTATTAGCTATCGTGACTTTCTAGGCTTACATGCGTGTAAGAGATAGCTATCATTCGTCGGCGAACTAACGAGTTATGGGACAAAAATTACCGGTACAGTCGCTGGACGAGAAGTTCTGGTGTGCAAACGGCCACCAAAATTAAGTAGGTCGCTCTCGATTACTTCTGTATAGGCATGACCTCGAATTTACTAAACCACCAGATTGACGATATCCTCGGGTCGGTTCTCGAGGACGCGACCGGGGATATCTACATGGTAAACCCGTCGCGGGACGCCATCGAGGAGTTCGTTTCCGTCGCGACCGCGTTCGACGGCGAGCTCCCGTCGGTTCACATGCTCGCCGACGAGCGAACGCTGAAAGACGTCATGGACGACTTCATCGTCGCTTCGAACGCCGCCGACCTCATCAGCGAGGGCGCGCTTTCGCTGCGGACGCTCGAGGAGGCACCCGAGAACTCGCTGCTCGTCAGCGAGGACCGCGTCGTCGCCATCGTCCACGCCGGCGACCGCGTCGGCGGGCTCATCACCGACGACGACAGCTTCGTCACGGACACGTACGACACCTACGCGGGCCGCTGGGAGGACGCCGCCGACTTCAATCTCCGGACCCCGCCGATCACGGACGTCCGCGAGACCCTCGCCGACGAGATCAGCCCCGACGCCGAGGACGACTTCACGGCCATCCTCAACTCGCTCGAGACCGCCCGCGGCGACGGCGACGGACTCGACGAAGTCACCATCTCGCTGCTCGTCGCCGCCAAGAACGAGGCCCTGCTCTACGACATCAGCAAGTGGGGCGAGGACGTCGGCATCGCCTCCAAGGCGACCTTCAGCCGAACGAAGACCAAGCTCGAGGACATGGGCCTGATCGACACCGAGAAGGTCCCGATCGACGTCGGCCGCCCGCGCCTGCGTCTCAAGATCGGCGACGAGCGCCTCGGCGAGGCCGACAACGGCCAGCTCGCGACGGTCGCGCAGTCGATTCTCAATTAAGTAGCGTCTACTATCGAATCCCTCCTGATATATTCCTTTCAGGGATTCGACGTGGAAGATTACACTTCCAGTGGCAAAGCTAGTTCAAGAGCGTAAGCACAAACACGTATATGGATTATTTACAATAG
The Natrinema salaciae genome window above contains:
- the tbsP gene encoding transcriptional regulator TbsP, producing MTSNLLNHQIDDILGSVLEDATGDIYMVNPSRDAIEEFVSVATAFDGELPSVHMLADERTLKDVMDDFIVASNAADLISEGALSLRTLEEAPENSLLVSEDRVVAIVHAGDRVGGLITDDDSFVTDTYDTYAGRWEDAADFNLRTPPITDVRETLADEISPDAEDDFTAILNSLETARGDGDGLDEVTISLLVAAKNEALLYDISKWGEDVGIASKATFSRTKTKLEDMGLIDTEKVPIDVGRPRLRLKIGDERLGEADNGQLATVAQSILN
- the glyA gene encoding serine hydroxymethyltransferase, which codes for MDHDKVRDVDPAVADALEAEVDRQRETLQMIASENHASEAVIDAQGSALTNKYAEGYPGERYYGGCQYADEIEGLAIDRAKELFGAEHVNVQPHSGTQANQSVYFAMLEPGDKILSLDLNHGGHLSHGHPANFTGQLYEVEQYEVDPETGYIDYDDLADHAAEFDPDIIVSGYSAYPREIEWERIQDAADDVDALHLADIAHITGLVAAGVHPSPVGVADFVTGSTHKTIRAGRGGIVMTSEEYADDIDAAVFPGGQGGPLMHNVAGKAVGFKEALEPAFEDYAEQTVANAEALGESLAENGLSLVSDGTDNHLVLVDLRDSHPDTSGGDAEDALEEAGIVLNGNTVPGETRSPFNPSGIRAGTPALTTRGFDEDDCRTVGDLIARVVDAPEDEAVIEDVRAEVATLCDENPLYE